From one Rosa rugosa chromosome 4, drRosRugo1.1, whole genome shotgun sequence genomic stretch:
- the LOC133742814 gene encoding calmodulin-binding transcription activator 2-like isoform X1 — protein MAEMRKYIPNQQLDLVQILQESQQRWLRPTEICEILRNYQRFQLTPDPPVRPSAGSLFLFDRKALRYFRKDGHRWRKKKDGKTVKEAHEKLKAGSVDVLHCYYAHGEDNENFQRRSYWMLDTHLQHIVLVHYRMVEGSKSGVSRLLVDPGSQVGSPQTASAPCSAQANSPAPTVQTSFASSPIKVDWNGQTLSTEFEDVDSRGDAGASSLAQPMPGSVLNNACLQLPEIGRLSESFRNPSGTWFAGPKDYQSAGSSDWAMNRSTRESSLHDQNLFVEDIKKNFFEELNGSDSITHKLTDARLDSNRKGKDVTCEDRLTNDIDVQAVTTPSQREAQVAKEFDFSLFHSQFQGHSDPHTVASSTARVEKSSGDGGVRRGEPVELKKLDSFGRWMDKEIGVDCDDSLMASDSGNYWNTLEAENGDREVSSLSGHMQLDVNSLGPSLSQEQLFSICDFSPDWSHSGTETKVLIVGRFLGGKKNFTETKWGCMFGEIEVPAEVLTDNVIRCQTPLHAPGCVPFYVTCRNRLACSEVREFEYREKPIGISLNSSREDELCFQIRLAKLLNLGSERKWLECSALDCDKCKLKSSICSIRSNSGSDWMIADGDSMACKRDQLTHIDVLIQNLLKDRLFEWLVYKVHEEGKGPHVLDNEGQGVLHLAAALGYEWAVGLIVAAGVSPNFRDARGRTGLHWASYFGREETVITLLGLGAAPGAVEDPTPAFPGGQTAADLASSRGHKGIAGYLAEADLTSHLSLLTVNEKTMDNVSATIAAEKAIEISEAITSDVTVDDENSLKGSLAAVRKSAHAAALIQATFRARSFRQRQLTQSSIDIPEASIDLVALGSLKRVQKFSHYEDYLHSAAALKIQRKYRGWKGRKEFLKIRNRIVKLQAHVRGHQVRKNYKKLVWSVGIMEKVILRWRRKRPGLRGFRVEKAIEDVSSENKRSDDYEFLSVGRKQKFAGVEKALARVQSMSRHPEAREQYMRLQSKFEKLKMADGSGAPNKIEGQ, from the exons GCTGGTAGTGTAGACGTTCTTCACTGTTACTATGCCCATGGGGAGGACAATGAGAATTTTCAGCGGAGGAGTTATTGGATGCTTGATAC TCATTTACAACACATTGTTCTTGTGCATTACAGAATGGTTGAG GGGAGCAAGTCTGGTGTCTCCCGTTTGCTGGTTGATCCAGGATCACAGGTTGGAAGCCCTCAAACTGCTTCAGCACCTTGCTCTGCACAAGCAAACTCACCTGCCCCTACAGTTCAAACATCTTTTGCTTCAAGTCCAATCAAAGTTGACTGGAATGGACAAACATTATCTACAGAATTTGAGGATGTGGATTCTCGGGGTGATGCTGGAGCTTCGTCTCTTGCTCAACCTATGCCTGGTTCTGTTTTGAACAATGCTTGTCTACAGTTACCAGAAATTGGAA GACTTTCTGAGTCATTCAGGAATCCTTCTGGTACATGGTTTGCCGGACCTAAAGATTATCAAAGTGCTGGTTCATCTGACTGGGCCATGAACAGATCAACAAGAGAGTCCAGCCTGCATGACCAAAATCTTTTTGTTGAAGACATAAAGAAAAATTTCTTTGAAGAACTTAATGGATCGGACTCCATAACTCATAAGCTAACAGACGCTAGACTGGATAGTAATAGGAAAGGCAAAGATGTAACTTGTGAAGATAGGTTGACCAATGACATAGATGTGCAGGCTGTCACAACCCCTTCCCAGAGAGAAGCTCAG GTTGCAAAGGAATTTGACTTCAGTCTGTTTCATTCCCAGTTTCAGGGCCATTCTGATCCTCACACAGTAGCTTCTTCTACTGCCCGAGTTGAGAAGAGTTCTGGAGATGGTGGTGTGCGTAGAGGTGAACCAGTAGAGCTGAAGAAACTCGACAGCTTTGGTAGATGGATGGATAAAGAAATTGGTGTGGATTGTGATGATTCGTTGATGGCTTCAGACTCTGGAAATTACTGGAATACACTTGAGGCTGAGAATGGTGATAGGGAAGTTTCCAGTTTATCAGGCCATATGCAGCTAGATGTTAATTCACTTGGCCCTTCTCTTTCCCAGGAACAACTATTTAGTATATGTGATTTTTCTCCAGATTGGTCTCATTCAGGAACTGAAACAAAG GTTTTAATAGTTGGAAGATTTTTAGGAGGCAAGAAGAATTTTACTGAGACCAAGTGGGGATGCATGTTTGGTGAAATAGAGGTTCCCGCTGAAGTTCTGACTGATAATGTTATTAGATGTCAAACTCCTTTACATGCTCCTGGGTGTGTTCCATTCTATGTGACTTGCAGAAATAGGTTGGCCTGCAGTGAGGTGAGGGAGTTTGAATATAGAGAAAAACCTATCGGGATATCTCTAAACAGCTCTAGAGAAGATGAATTGTGCTTTCAGATTCGTCTTGCAAAATTGTTGAACTTGGGATCAGAGAGGAAGTGGTTGGAATGTTCTGCTTTGGATTGTGATAAATGTAAGCTCAAAAGTTCCATATGTTCAATAAGAAGCAACAGCGGGAGTGATTGGATGATAGctgatggagattctatggcaTGCAAACGTGATCAGTTGACCCACATAGATGTATTGATTCAGAATTTGTTGAAGGATAGACTTTTTGAATGGCTGGTATATAAAGTTCATGAAGAAGGTAAAGGACCACATGTTTTAGATAATGAAGGCCAAGGCGTTCTACATTTGGCAGCTGCTCTTGGTTATGAATGGGCGGTGGGTCTCATAGTTGCTGCTGGTGTCAGTCCTAATTTCAGAGATGCCCGTGGAAGAACGGGACTTCACTGGGCATCATATTTTGGAAG AGAGGAAACAGTGATCACATTACTTGGATTGGGTGCTGCTCCAGGTGCTGTTGAGGACCCAACGCCAGCATTTCCTGGAGGACAAACAGCCGCTGATCTAGCCTCAAGTAGAGGCCACAAAGGGATTGCTGGATATTTGGCAGAAGCTGATCTAACCAGTCACCTGTCATTGTTGACTGTCAATGAGAAAACAATGGATAATGTTTCCGCAACTATTGCAGCTGAAAAGGCTATCGAGATTTCAGAAGCTATAACATCTGATGTGACGGTAGATGATGAAAATTCTCTGAAAGGTTCTCTAGCAGCAGTTAGGAAATCAGCCCATGCGGCTGCTCTGATTCAAGCAACTTTCCGTGCTCGTTCATTCCGCCAGAGACAATTAACTCAGAGCAGCATTGATATTCCTGAAGCTTCTATTGACCTAGTTGCACTTGGTTCCTTGAAGAGAGTTCAAAAGTTCAGTCACTATGAAGATTATCTGCATTCTGCAGCAGCTCTGAAGATACAAAGAAAATATCGTGGTTGGAAGGGGAGAAAGGAATTTTTGAAGATACGTAACCGTATTGtcaaacttcag GCTCATGTGAGGGGACATCAGGTTCGTAAGAATTACAAAAAGCTTGTTTGGTCTGTTGGTATAATGGAGAAAGTAATATTGCGTTGGAGGCGGAAACGGCCTGGTTTGCGAGGATTTCGGGTGGAAAAGGCTATTGAAGATGTATCTTCAGAGAATAAAAGAAGTGATGACTATGAATTTTTGAGTGTTGGGAGGAAGCAGAAATTTGCTGGAGTTGAGAAAGCTCTTGCAAGGGTCCAGTCCATGTCTCGTCACCCTGAAGCACGTGAACAGTATATGAGGTTACAGTCAAAGTTTGAGAAGCTTAAG ATGGCTGATGGGAGTGGTGCCCCAAATAAAATTGAAGGTCAGTGA
- the LOC133742814 gene encoding calmodulin-binding transcription activator 2-like isoform X2, with amino-acid sequence MAEMRKYIPNQQLDLVQILQESQQRWLRPTEICEILRNYQRFQLTPDPPVRPSAGSLFLFDRKALRYFRKDGHRWRKKKDGKTVKEAHEKLKAGSVDVLHCYYAHGEDNENFQRRSYWMLDTHLQHIVLVHYRMVEGSKSGVSRLLVDPGSQVGSPQTASAPCSAQANSPAPTVQTSFASSPIKVDWNGQTLSTEFEDVDSRGDAGASSLAQPMPGSVLNNACLQLPEIGRLSESFRNPSGTWFAGPKDYQSAGSSDWAMNRSTRESSLHDQNLFVEDIKKNFFEELNGSDSITHKLTDARLDSNRKGKDVTCEDRLTNDIDVQAVTTPSQREAQFQGHSDPHTVASSTARVEKSSGDGGVRRGEPVELKKLDSFGRWMDKEIGVDCDDSLMASDSGNYWNTLEAENGDREVSSLSGHMQLDVNSLGPSLSQEQLFSICDFSPDWSHSGTETKVLIVGRFLGGKKNFTETKWGCMFGEIEVPAEVLTDNVIRCQTPLHAPGCVPFYVTCRNRLACSEVREFEYREKPIGISLNSSREDELCFQIRLAKLLNLGSERKWLECSALDCDKCKLKSSICSIRSNSGSDWMIADGDSMACKRDQLTHIDVLIQNLLKDRLFEWLVYKVHEEGKGPHVLDNEGQGVLHLAAALGYEWAVGLIVAAGVSPNFRDARGRTGLHWASYFGREETVITLLGLGAAPGAVEDPTPAFPGGQTAADLASSRGHKGIAGYLAEADLTSHLSLLTVNEKTMDNVSATIAAEKAIEISEAITSDVTVDDENSLKGSLAAVRKSAHAAALIQATFRARSFRQRQLTQSSIDIPEASIDLVALGSLKRVQKFSHYEDYLHSAAALKIQRKYRGWKGRKEFLKIRNRIVKLQAHVRGHQVRKNYKKLVWSVGIMEKVILRWRRKRPGLRGFRVEKAIEDVSSENKRSDDYEFLSVGRKQKFAGVEKALARVQSMSRHPEAREQYMRLQSKFEKLKMADGSGAPNKIEGQ; translated from the exons GCTGGTAGTGTAGACGTTCTTCACTGTTACTATGCCCATGGGGAGGACAATGAGAATTTTCAGCGGAGGAGTTATTGGATGCTTGATAC TCATTTACAACACATTGTTCTTGTGCATTACAGAATGGTTGAG GGGAGCAAGTCTGGTGTCTCCCGTTTGCTGGTTGATCCAGGATCACAGGTTGGAAGCCCTCAAACTGCTTCAGCACCTTGCTCTGCACAAGCAAACTCACCTGCCCCTACAGTTCAAACATCTTTTGCTTCAAGTCCAATCAAAGTTGACTGGAATGGACAAACATTATCTACAGAATTTGAGGATGTGGATTCTCGGGGTGATGCTGGAGCTTCGTCTCTTGCTCAACCTATGCCTGGTTCTGTTTTGAACAATGCTTGTCTACAGTTACCAGAAATTGGAA GACTTTCTGAGTCATTCAGGAATCCTTCTGGTACATGGTTTGCCGGACCTAAAGATTATCAAAGTGCTGGTTCATCTGACTGGGCCATGAACAGATCAACAAGAGAGTCCAGCCTGCATGACCAAAATCTTTTTGTTGAAGACATAAAGAAAAATTTCTTTGAAGAACTTAATGGATCGGACTCCATAACTCATAAGCTAACAGACGCTAGACTGGATAGTAATAGGAAAGGCAAAGATGTAACTTGTGAAGATAGGTTGACCAATGACATAGATGTGCAGGCTGTCACAACCCCTTCCCAGAGAGAAGCTCAG TTTCAGGGCCATTCTGATCCTCACACAGTAGCTTCTTCTACTGCCCGAGTTGAGAAGAGTTCTGGAGATGGTGGTGTGCGTAGAGGTGAACCAGTAGAGCTGAAGAAACTCGACAGCTTTGGTAGATGGATGGATAAAGAAATTGGTGTGGATTGTGATGATTCGTTGATGGCTTCAGACTCTGGAAATTACTGGAATACACTTGAGGCTGAGAATGGTGATAGGGAAGTTTCCAGTTTATCAGGCCATATGCAGCTAGATGTTAATTCACTTGGCCCTTCTCTTTCCCAGGAACAACTATTTAGTATATGTGATTTTTCTCCAGATTGGTCTCATTCAGGAACTGAAACAAAG GTTTTAATAGTTGGAAGATTTTTAGGAGGCAAGAAGAATTTTACTGAGACCAAGTGGGGATGCATGTTTGGTGAAATAGAGGTTCCCGCTGAAGTTCTGACTGATAATGTTATTAGATGTCAAACTCCTTTACATGCTCCTGGGTGTGTTCCATTCTATGTGACTTGCAGAAATAGGTTGGCCTGCAGTGAGGTGAGGGAGTTTGAATATAGAGAAAAACCTATCGGGATATCTCTAAACAGCTCTAGAGAAGATGAATTGTGCTTTCAGATTCGTCTTGCAAAATTGTTGAACTTGGGATCAGAGAGGAAGTGGTTGGAATGTTCTGCTTTGGATTGTGATAAATGTAAGCTCAAAAGTTCCATATGTTCAATAAGAAGCAACAGCGGGAGTGATTGGATGATAGctgatggagattctatggcaTGCAAACGTGATCAGTTGACCCACATAGATGTATTGATTCAGAATTTGTTGAAGGATAGACTTTTTGAATGGCTGGTATATAAAGTTCATGAAGAAGGTAAAGGACCACATGTTTTAGATAATGAAGGCCAAGGCGTTCTACATTTGGCAGCTGCTCTTGGTTATGAATGGGCGGTGGGTCTCATAGTTGCTGCTGGTGTCAGTCCTAATTTCAGAGATGCCCGTGGAAGAACGGGACTTCACTGGGCATCATATTTTGGAAG AGAGGAAACAGTGATCACATTACTTGGATTGGGTGCTGCTCCAGGTGCTGTTGAGGACCCAACGCCAGCATTTCCTGGAGGACAAACAGCCGCTGATCTAGCCTCAAGTAGAGGCCACAAAGGGATTGCTGGATATTTGGCAGAAGCTGATCTAACCAGTCACCTGTCATTGTTGACTGTCAATGAGAAAACAATGGATAATGTTTCCGCAACTATTGCAGCTGAAAAGGCTATCGAGATTTCAGAAGCTATAACATCTGATGTGACGGTAGATGATGAAAATTCTCTGAAAGGTTCTCTAGCAGCAGTTAGGAAATCAGCCCATGCGGCTGCTCTGATTCAAGCAACTTTCCGTGCTCGTTCATTCCGCCAGAGACAATTAACTCAGAGCAGCATTGATATTCCTGAAGCTTCTATTGACCTAGTTGCACTTGGTTCCTTGAAGAGAGTTCAAAAGTTCAGTCACTATGAAGATTATCTGCATTCTGCAGCAGCTCTGAAGATACAAAGAAAATATCGTGGTTGGAAGGGGAGAAAGGAATTTTTGAAGATACGTAACCGTATTGtcaaacttcag GCTCATGTGAGGGGACATCAGGTTCGTAAGAATTACAAAAAGCTTGTTTGGTCTGTTGGTATAATGGAGAAAGTAATATTGCGTTGGAGGCGGAAACGGCCTGGTTTGCGAGGATTTCGGGTGGAAAAGGCTATTGAAGATGTATCTTCAGAGAATAAAAGAAGTGATGACTATGAATTTTTGAGTGTTGGGAGGAAGCAGAAATTTGCTGGAGTTGAGAAAGCTCTTGCAAGGGTCCAGTCCATGTCTCGTCACCCTGAAGCACGTGAACAGTATATGAGGTTACAGTCAAAGTTTGAGAAGCTTAAG ATGGCTGATGGGAGTGGTGCCCCAAATAAAATTGAAGGTCAGTGA
- the LOC133742814 gene encoding calmodulin-binding transcription activator 3-like isoform X3, producing the protein MLDTHLQHIVLVHYRMVEGSKSGVSRLLVDPGSQVGSPQTASAPCSAQANSPAPTVQTSFASSPIKVDWNGQTLSTEFEDVDSRGDAGASSLAQPMPGSVLNNACLQLPEIGRLSESFRNPSGTWFAGPKDYQSAGSSDWAMNRSTRESSLHDQNLFVEDIKKNFFEELNGSDSITHKLTDARLDSNRKGKDVTCEDRLTNDIDVQAVTTPSQREAQVAKEFDFSLFHSQFQGHSDPHTVASSTARVEKSSGDGGVRRGEPVELKKLDSFGRWMDKEIGVDCDDSLMASDSGNYWNTLEAENGDREVSSLSGHMQLDVNSLGPSLSQEQLFSICDFSPDWSHSGTETKVLIVGRFLGGKKNFTETKWGCMFGEIEVPAEVLTDNVIRCQTPLHAPGCVPFYVTCRNRLACSEVREFEYREKPIGISLNSSREDELCFQIRLAKLLNLGSERKWLECSALDCDKCKLKSSICSIRSNSGSDWMIADGDSMACKRDQLTHIDVLIQNLLKDRLFEWLVYKVHEEGKGPHVLDNEGQGVLHLAAALGYEWAVGLIVAAGVSPNFRDARGRTGLHWASYFGREETVITLLGLGAAPGAVEDPTPAFPGGQTAADLASSRGHKGIAGYLAEADLTSHLSLLTVNEKTMDNVSATIAAEKAIEISEAITSDVTVDDENSLKGSLAAVRKSAHAAALIQATFRARSFRQRQLTQSSIDIPEASIDLVALGSLKRVQKFSHYEDYLHSAAALKIQRKYRGWKGRKEFLKIRNRIVKLQAHVRGHQVRKNYKKLVWSVGIMEKVILRWRRKRPGLRGFRVEKAIEDVSSENKRSDDYEFLSVGRKQKFAGVEKALARVQSMSRHPEAREQYMRLQSKFEKLKMADGSGAPNKIEGQ; encoded by the exons ATGCTTGATAC TCATTTACAACACATTGTTCTTGTGCATTACAGAATGGTTGAG GGGAGCAAGTCTGGTGTCTCCCGTTTGCTGGTTGATCCAGGATCACAGGTTGGAAGCCCTCAAACTGCTTCAGCACCTTGCTCTGCACAAGCAAACTCACCTGCCCCTACAGTTCAAACATCTTTTGCTTCAAGTCCAATCAAAGTTGACTGGAATGGACAAACATTATCTACAGAATTTGAGGATGTGGATTCTCGGGGTGATGCTGGAGCTTCGTCTCTTGCTCAACCTATGCCTGGTTCTGTTTTGAACAATGCTTGTCTACAGTTACCAGAAATTGGAA GACTTTCTGAGTCATTCAGGAATCCTTCTGGTACATGGTTTGCCGGACCTAAAGATTATCAAAGTGCTGGTTCATCTGACTGGGCCATGAACAGATCAACAAGAGAGTCCAGCCTGCATGACCAAAATCTTTTTGTTGAAGACATAAAGAAAAATTTCTTTGAAGAACTTAATGGATCGGACTCCATAACTCATAAGCTAACAGACGCTAGACTGGATAGTAATAGGAAAGGCAAAGATGTAACTTGTGAAGATAGGTTGACCAATGACATAGATGTGCAGGCTGTCACAACCCCTTCCCAGAGAGAAGCTCAG GTTGCAAAGGAATTTGACTTCAGTCTGTTTCATTCCCAGTTTCAGGGCCATTCTGATCCTCACACAGTAGCTTCTTCTACTGCCCGAGTTGAGAAGAGTTCTGGAGATGGTGGTGTGCGTAGAGGTGAACCAGTAGAGCTGAAGAAACTCGACAGCTTTGGTAGATGGATGGATAAAGAAATTGGTGTGGATTGTGATGATTCGTTGATGGCTTCAGACTCTGGAAATTACTGGAATACACTTGAGGCTGAGAATGGTGATAGGGAAGTTTCCAGTTTATCAGGCCATATGCAGCTAGATGTTAATTCACTTGGCCCTTCTCTTTCCCAGGAACAACTATTTAGTATATGTGATTTTTCTCCAGATTGGTCTCATTCAGGAACTGAAACAAAG GTTTTAATAGTTGGAAGATTTTTAGGAGGCAAGAAGAATTTTACTGAGACCAAGTGGGGATGCATGTTTGGTGAAATAGAGGTTCCCGCTGAAGTTCTGACTGATAATGTTATTAGATGTCAAACTCCTTTACATGCTCCTGGGTGTGTTCCATTCTATGTGACTTGCAGAAATAGGTTGGCCTGCAGTGAGGTGAGGGAGTTTGAATATAGAGAAAAACCTATCGGGATATCTCTAAACAGCTCTAGAGAAGATGAATTGTGCTTTCAGATTCGTCTTGCAAAATTGTTGAACTTGGGATCAGAGAGGAAGTGGTTGGAATGTTCTGCTTTGGATTGTGATAAATGTAAGCTCAAAAGTTCCATATGTTCAATAAGAAGCAACAGCGGGAGTGATTGGATGATAGctgatggagattctatggcaTGCAAACGTGATCAGTTGACCCACATAGATGTATTGATTCAGAATTTGTTGAAGGATAGACTTTTTGAATGGCTGGTATATAAAGTTCATGAAGAAGGTAAAGGACCACATGTTTTAGATAATGAAGGCCAAGGCGTTCTACATTTGGCAGCTGCTCTTGGTTATGAATGGGCGGTGGGTCTCATAGTTGCTGCTGGTGTCAGTCCTAATTTCAGAGATGCCCGTGGAAGAACGGGACTTCACTGGGCATCATATTTTGGAAG AGAGGAAACAGTGATCACATTACTTGGATTGGGTGCTGCTCCAGGTGCTGTTGAGGACCCAACGCCAGCATTTCCTGGAGGACAAACAGCCGCTGATCTAGCCTCAAGTAGAGGCCACAAAGGGATTGCTGGATATTTGGCAGAAGCTGATCTAACCAGTCACCTGTCATTGTTGACTGTCAATGAGAAAACAATGGATAATGTTTCCGCAACTATTGCAGCTGAAAAGGCTATCGAGATTTCAGAAGCTATAACATCTGATGTGACGGTAGATGATGAAAATTCTCTGAAAGGTTCTCTAGCAGCAGTTAGGAAATCAGCCCATGCGGCTGCTCTGATTCAAGCAACTTTCCGTGCTCGTTCATTCCGCCAGAGACAATTAACTCAGAGCAGCATTGATATTCCTGAAGCTTCTATTGACCTAGTTGCACTTGGTTCCTTGAAGAGAGTTCAAAAGTTCAGTCACTATGAAGATTATCTGCATTCTGCAGCAGCTCTGAAGATACAAAGAAAATATCGTGGTTGGAAGGGGAGAAAGGAATTTTTGAAGATACGTAACCGTATTGtcaaacttcag GCTCATGTGAGGGGACATCAGGTTCGTAAGAATTACAAAAAGCTTGTTTGGTCTGTTGGTATAATGGAGAAAGTAATATTGCGTTGGAGGCGGAAACGGCCTGGTTTGCGAGGATTTCGGGTGGAAAAGGCTATTGAAGATGTATCTTCAGAGAATAAAAGAAGTGATGACTATGAATTTTTGAGTGTTGGGAGGAAGCAGAAATTTGCTGGAGTTGAGAAAGCTCTTGCAAGGGTCCAGTCCATGTCTCGTCACCCTGAAGCACGTGAACAGTATATGAGGTTACAGTCAAAGTTTGAGAAGCTTAAG ATGGCTGATGGGAGTGGTGCCCCAAATAAAATTGAAGGTCAGTGA